The stretch of DNA GGCGTCGAGAAGCTCGCGGGTCACATCGGCGATCGCGCTGCTCGCGAGGTCGAAGACGCGCACGTCGACCCCTTCCGCCGCGATCCCGTCCGCGACGGCGGTCGCGAGCATCGCGGTCGAGCCCCACATCGTCGAGAACGCCACGACGGCCTTGCGCTGCGTCTCTCCGGAAGTCCAACGCCCGTAGGCCGCGATCGCGGCGCCGATCGGATCGGCGCCGCGCCAGATCACGCCGTGCGACGGCGCGATGGTCTCGATCTCCCATCCGGTCGCCACGACCTTGCCCACCGCATCCGCGACCTGCTTGGTGAGCGGCATGAGGATGTTCGCGAAGTAGATGCCGAGCTGCTCGAGCGCGAGGTCGATACCGACCTCGTCGGCGAACCGCTCGGAAGAAGCCATGTGCTGGCCGAAGGCGTCGTTGGGCAGCAGTGCGCGCGACTCGGCGCAGTAGGTGAACATCGAGTCGGGCCAATGGACCATCGGCATCGGCAGGAAGCGCAGCGTCTTGCCTCCGAGGTCGATCACGGCATCGGCGCCGACGACGTCCGCCGCGAGTCCCTCGTGGTACTCGGCGATGCCGGCGACCCCGGCTCGCGACGCGACGCACCGCGCGTTCGGGCACGCCTCGAGGACCTCGCGCAACCCGCCGTTGTGGTCGGGCTCGACGTGGTTGACGACGACGAGTGTCACACGCTCGAGCGGGACGACCGTCCGGACGCGATCGAGCAACTCGGGGACGAAGCCGGACTTCACCGTGTCGACGAGAGCGACGCCACCGTCGCCGACGACGAGGTACGCGTTGTAGGTCGTGCCGCGCGGCGTCTCGTAGCCATGGAAGTCGCGCAGACCCCAATCGATCGCGCCGACCCAATGGATGCCGTCCGCAACAGGTACCGCTCGCATGGCTGCCTCCTCGCTTCTCGGACGCTCGCTCGCGTCGCACGGGGAGAACGTACCCGAACGGGAGCCTAAGCCTGTCTCTTGACGAAGAAGTCCGCCATCGACCGGAGCAGCTTCTTCGCGCGGGTCTCGGGAAGCGCTATGTCGAGCGCCGCCTTCGCGTCGAGAACGAGGCGATCGGCGTACCCGCTCGCATACGCCAGCGAACCCGCGTCGCGCATGATCGCCACGGCCTCGTCGAGGAGCGCGCCGTCCGTGACTCGCTGCGAGAGCAGTTCGAGAAGGCGCCCGCGGCTCGGGGAGTGCTCGAGCGCGTGGATCGCGACAAGCGTGCGCTTGCCCTCGGTCACGTCGGAGCGGAAGTCCTTCTTCGTCGCCTCCTTCGTCCCGGCGAGGTTGAGAACGTCGTCCTGGATCTGGAAGGCGAGCCCCGCGGCCATGCCGAACGATCTCAGCGCATCGATCTGCTGTTCGTCGCCCCCACCGATGATCGCTCCGACGGCGAGCGGCACCGCGCCCGAGTAGTACGCCGTCTTGTGGTTCGCCATCACGAGGTAGTCCTCGCACGTGAGGTCGAAACGGTCGTCGCGCGCCCAGCCGATGTCGAGCGCCTGGCCCTCGATGGTGCGCGTCGTCATGTCGACGAGCTCGGCGAGCACGCGCAGCTTCACCGAGTCGACCAGTCCGGGATCGTGCACGACCGTGCCGCACACGAGCGAGAGCGCGAGGTCTCCCGCGTTTATCGCCAGCCCGGCACCCTCGGTGACGTGCATGCACGGCTCGTCGCGGCGCGTGAGGCTCGCGTCCTCGATGTCGTCGTGGACGAGCGCAGCCGTGTGGAAATGCTCGATGGCGGCGGCCGAAGGCCACGCCTTCGCCGGGTCGCCTCCGACGGCCTCGCACGCGAGCAGGCAGATGAGAGGCCGGTGACGCTTGCCCGCGTTCGTCGAGAAGGTCGCGAGCGGCCCGTAGAGGTAGCGCACCATGTCCGCGTGTATCCCGTTCGTGAAGAACGTGGCGAGATACGCGTCGAACCGCTTGGCGGTCCGGTCCAGGTACAGCTCGAACGGGGTCATCCGGCTCCTCGGCGATGCGCGCGCGGGCGCCTAGCGACCACCCTCGCGCAGTCCCCTCTCCAGGTAGACGCCGTCGGGAGTGAACCGGCGGCGATACGACAGTAGCACGGCGGACATGGAGCCGACAGCGGTCGCCGTGCTCACCATGAGCATCACGACGATCTGGTACTTCGTCGCCTCGAGCGGGTCGGCTCCGGCGAGTATCTGCCCGGTCATCATGCCGGGGATGAAGACGATGCCGACCGCCGCCATCGCGTTGACCGTCGGGATGAGGCCCGCGCGAAGCGCGGTGCGCACGCTGCCGTGCGCGGCCTCCCACGGCGTGGCGCCGAGCGCCGTGAGCGCGAGGACCTCGCCTGCGCGCGCATCGAGGTCGGCGAAGACGCGCTCGAGCGCGAGGGCGATGCCGGTCATCGAGTTCCCGAGTACCATCCCCGCGATGGGGACGACGGTGCGCGCGTCGTACCAGACGGGCACGCGTATGACGAGCGCGGTGACGGCGAACGTCACGATGAAGCCGGTGAGCGCCATCGATGCGGCAGCGGAGCCGAACAGCCCCGGCGGAGCGTCGGGCGCGCGCTTGAGGATGATGCGCGCGGCGGCGAGCGTCATCAGCAGCATCAACCCGACGACGATCCACCACGTCTGGAAGCGGAAGACCCACCTGAGCACCAGGCCCAACGCGAGGAGCTGCGCGTAGGTGCGCACCGTCGCGAAGGCGAGGTCCTTCACGAGGCCGAGCGAGAGCGCGAAGGAGAGCGCGCCGGTGACCACGATGAAGCCGGTGGCCAGAGCGAGCTCGAACCAGCCGATCGGGACGACGCCGCTCATCGCGCCACCGCCGGAGCGAGGTGCCCGCCCGCGAGGCGGAAGCGGCGGTCCGCCGCGTCGTCCACTCTAGCGTGGCGAACGCGCACCGCGGCGCCGCCGGCCTCGACGAACGCGCGCGTCGCGTCCGTCACGAATGCGGCGCTCGCGTCGTCGAGGCTCGCGTCCGGCTCGTCGAGCAGGAGCACCCGCGGCGACGTGAGGAGCACGCGCAGCAGAGCCACCCGCGCGGCCTGCCCCACTGAGAGCCGGGACGCGTCGCGCTCGGGCGCCACATCGCTCAGGCCCAGCCCGTCGAGTGCCGCCCGGAGCGCGACGGCGGCGGGCGGGGCGGCGTGGGCGCGCACCTTCAGGCGCCAGGGCAGCAGCAGGTTGTCGGCGACGCTCCCGACAACGAGCGAGTGGACCTGCGGCAGCAGCGCCACGGTCGCCCGCCACGCTCGCGGGTCCCATTCGGAGGCCGGACGCCCCAGAAGCTCGAGTTCGCCGGTCGCCGAAGGAAGGAGCCGCGCGAGAGCGAGCAGCAGGGTGGTCTTCCCGGCGCCGGAGGGGCCGACGACGTCGACGATCTCTCCCGAAGCCAGTGTCAGGTCGATCCCGTCGAGTACCCGGACATCACCGGCATCGCCGGGTCGCGCGGCTCGAAGCCTTCTAGCCTCGAGGAGCGCCGCCCCCATCCGCCGTCTACCGGACCGACAGACGCCGCTCGGGCGCGTACGTCGCAGCATGCGCGCCGTCGGCGGGGTGGTACGCGACGATGCGCCATGTCCCCCGATACGGGAGGGTGACGCGGCCGGAGTAGCGCGTGTAGGTCGAGTAGTTGGCGTTGACCGCGTAGACCGTCGCGCGCAGGACCCAGCGGCCGGATTCGTACCGCGAGCACAACAGCCTCACGGACCGCGCGCCGGCGGTGTGACGAGGACGGAGGAACCCCGCGACGGTGAACGTCCGGGCGCGATACGCGACCGAGGGAACCGTCGGCGCGGGCAGGTACACACGCGGTGTGACGACCGCGGAGGCAGCGGCGACCGGGGCGTCGAACGTGTCGCCCGGGAAAGCGAGCCGGTACCAGGTGCGCCGCGAGGGTGCGGCCGTCGCGGTGTATGTGCCGAGGATCGAGGAGACCGCGGCGGAGCTGGCAGTCCAGCGCACCCCGTCGGACGAGGACTCGAGACGCACGGCGCGGCCGCGGGCGGGCGCCCCCGACGGGTCGCTCAGATGCGCTGACAGCGTGACGCGCGCGCCGTACGCGACGATCGCGGGCGGACGCGATGCGGACATGGTGAGTGTGCGGCGCGCGATGTTGCCGGTCTGCGCGCTCCACGTGAGCCCGCCATCCGCCGTCGCGAGGACGACGTTGTCGCCGACCGCCCATCCGTGCCGAGCGTCGGAGGCGAACCCCACGGCGCGCAGGCTGGCCGTCGTGCCGGAAGGACGCGCCGTCCAGGACGTGCCGTCGAAGCGGAGTATCGTCCCCGCGTCGCCGACGGCGACGCCGTGCGAAGCGCCGGTCATGCA from Coriobacteriia bacterium encodes:
- the fetB gene encoding iron export ABC transporter permease subunit FetB, which encodes MSGVVPIGWFELALATGFIVVTGALSFALSLGLVKDLAFATVRTYAQLLALGLVLRWVFRFQTWWIVVGLMLLMTLAAARIILKRAPDAPPGLFGSAAASMALTGFIVTFAVTALVIRVPVWYDARTVVPIAGMVLGNSMTGIALALERVFADLDARAGEVLALTALGATPWEAAHGSVRTALRAGLIPTVNAMAAVGIVFIPGMMTGQILAGADPLEATKYQIVVMLMVSTATAVGSMSAVLLSYRRRFTPDGVYLERGLREGGR
- a CDS encoding FprA family A-type flavoprotein, producing MRAVPVADGIHWVGAIDWGLRDFHGYETPRGTTYNAYLVVGDGGVALVDTVKSGFVPELLDRVRTVVPLERVTLVVVNHVEPDHNGGLREVLEACPNARCVASRAGVAGIAEYHEGLAADVVGADAVIDLGGKTLRFLPMPMVHWPDSMFTYCAESRALLPNDAFGQHMASSERFADEVGIDLALEQLGIYFANILMPLTKQVADAVGKVVATGWEIETIAPSHGVIWRGADPIGAAIAAYGRWTSGETQRKAVVAFSTMWGSTAMLATAVADGIAAEGVDVRVFDLASSAIADVTRELLDARALVLGSPTLHHGMLFRVSGYLTWLEGLRPAGKLAATFGSFGWGGGASKQMGDRLAAIGFELPFESLAVKFRPTGADLDSAARWGREIGKAVVEKG
- a CDS encoding polyprenyl synthetase family protein; protein product: MTPFELYLDRTAKRFDAYLATFFTNGIHADMVRYLYGPLATFSTNAGKRHRPLICLLACEAVGGDPAKAWPSAAAIEHFHTAALVHDDIEDASLTRRDEPCMHVTEGAGLAINAGDLALSLVCGTVVHDPGLVDSVKLRVLAELVDMTTRTIEGQALDIGWARDDRFDLTCEDYLVMANHKTAYYSGAVPLAVGAIIGGGDEQQIDALRSFGMAAGLAFQIQDDVLNLAGTKEATKKDFRSDVTEGKRTLVAIHALEHSPSRGRLLELLSQRVTDGALLDEAVAIMRDAGSLAYASGYADRLVLDAKAALDIALPETRAKKLLRSMADFFVKRQA
- a CDS encoding ATP-binding cassette domain-containing protein, which gives rise to MGAALLEARRLRAARPGDAGDVRVLDGIDLTLASGEIVDVVGPSGAGKTTLLLALARLLPSATGELELLGRPASEWDPRAWRATVALLPQVHSLVVGSVADNLLLPWRLKVRAHAAPPAAVALRAALDGLGLSDVAPERDASRLSVGQAARVALLRVLLTSPRVLLLDEPDASLDDASAAFVTDATRAFVEAGGAAVRVRHARVDDAADRRFRLAGGHLAPAVAR